From Neofelis nebulosa isolate mNeoNeb1 chromosome X, mNeoNeb1.pri, whole genome shotgun sequence:
agaggaagaacgcCCCTATGGAGAATTTGAACGTCAGCAAACAGAAGGGAATTTTAGGCAAAGGCTGCTTCAGTCTCTCGAGGAATTTAAAGAGGACATAGATTATAGGCATTTTAAGGATGAAGAAATGACAAGGGCGGGAGATGAGATGGAAAGGTGTTTGGAAGAGATAAGGGGTCTGAGAAAGAAATGTAGGGCTCTGCATTCTAACCATAGGCATTCTCGGGACC
This genomic window contains:
- the TCEAL7 gene encoding transcription elongation factor A protein-like 7; the protein is MQKPCKENEGKPKCSVPKREEERPYGEFERQQTEGNFRQRLLQSLEEFKEDIDYRHFKDEEMTRAGDEMERCLEEIRGLRKKCRALHSNHRHSRDRPYPI